One Roseburia rectibacter DNA window includes the following coding sequences:
- a CDS encoding nucleotidyltransferase family protein → MRAEEVIQEVAKLCNSFHAKEVILYGSRAKGTARERSDIDIAVSGIEDFEALIEKVEDLPTLYSVDLVNMDTCKNQLLLEDIRQYGRKI, encoded by the coding sequence GTGCGGGCAGAAGAAGTGATACAGGAAGTAGCAAAATTATGTAATAGTTTTCATGCAAAAGAAGTGATTTTGTATGGTTCAAGGGCAAAAGGAACGGCAAGGGAACGCAGTGACATTGATATAGCGGTGTCCGGAATAGAAGATTTTGAAGCACTGATAGAAAAAGTAGAAGATCTGCCAACACTTTACAGTGTGGATCTTGTGAATATGGATACATGTAAAAATCAATTGTTGTTGGAGGATATCAGACAATATGGACGAAAAATTTAA
- the mobA gene encoding molybdenum cofactor guanylyltransferase — protein MNYALVILCGGNSVRMGTDKALLPFGDCCLLEYLVRKFKPHFSNIYLSVKYIGDYAHLNLPVTEIADVYGNAGPMSGVFSGLSMINEDAAFFMSVDTPFMEPETGIALLDAIGDADICMVRGRAGYLDPATAAYSKNCIPTIGKSLILRQFTFDALREKCKTVCVTEKAIANYTATPIDRQFFNLDTRQDYYQALKLYLQL, from the coding sequence ATGAATTACGCACTTGTGATCCTTTGCGGCGGAAACAGTGTCCGTATGGGAACGGATAAAGCACTCTTACCTTTCGGTGACTGCTGCCTGTTAGAATACCTTGTACGCAAATTTAAACCACATTTTTCAAACATATATCTGTCCGTAAAATATATCGGAGATTACGCGCATCTGAATCTTCCGGTCACTGAGATTGCGGACGTTTACGGCAATGCCGGACCGATGTCCGGTGTTTTTTCAGGTCTGTCCATGATCAATGAAGATGCCGCTTTCTTTATGTCTGTGGATACACCTTTCATGGAACCCGAAACCGGTATTGCACTTTTAGATGCGATCGGTGATGCTGATATCTGCATGGTGCGCGGCAGGGCAGGCTATTTAGATCCCGCTACGGCTGCCTATTCCAAAAACTGTATTCCAACGATTGGAAAAAGTCTTATCCTTCGTCAGTTTACCTTCGATGCGCTTCGTGAAAAATGCAAAACTGTCTGCGTAACAGAGAAGGCAATCGCCAACTACACAGCGACCCCCATAGACCGGCAGTTTTTTAACTTAGATACCAGACAGGATTATTATCAGGCATTAAAATTGTATCTGCAGTTATAG
- the trmB gene encoding tRNA (guanosine(46)-N7)-methyltransferase TrmB, which produces MRLRNIPGADEAILNSEYCIKEPENNKGNWQSVFPSTQPLHIEIGMGKGRFIMDMAAAHPDINYLGIERYSSVLLRALQKMEEIPMPNLRFICMDAADITEVFAKDEVSRIYLNFSDPWPKDRHAKRRLTSRQFFARYDAILKPDGRLEFKTDNQDLFTFSLEEIPEAGWHLDAFTRDLHQDAVLNEGNIMTEYEEKFSSKGNPICKLIASR; this is translated from the coding sequence ATGCGATTAAGAAATATCCCTGGCGCTGATGAAGCCATTTTAAACAGTGAATACTGCATCAAGGAACCGGAAAACAACAAAGGCAACTGGCAGTCTGTTTTTCCTTCCACCCAGCCTCTCCATATTGAGATTGGAATGGGAAAAGGCCGCTTTATCATGGATATGGCTGCAGCACATCCCGACATCAATTATCTTGGCATCGAACGCTATTCCAGCGTACTTTTACGTGCGCTTCAGAAAATGGAAGAAATACCTATGCCAAACTTAAGATTTATATGCATGGATGCCGCCGATATCACAGAAGTTTTTGCTAAAGATGAGGTTTCCCGCATTTACCTGAACTTTTCAGATCCGTGGCCAAAGGATCGCCACGCAAAACGCCGTCTTACTTCCCGCCAGTTTTTTGCACGTTATGATGCCATTTTAAAACCGGACGGCAGACTGGAGTTTAAGACCGATAATCAGGATCTCTTCACCTTTTCTTTAGAAGAAATCCCGGAGGCAGGATGGCATTTAGACGCTTTTACCCGCGATCTCCATCAGGATGCGGTTTTAAATGAAGGAAATATCATGACAGAATATGAAGAGAAATTTTCCTCAAAGGGAAATCCGATCTGTAAACTTATCGCTTCCCGCTAA
- a CDS encoding aminotransferase class I/II-fold pyridoxal phosphate-dependent enzyme produces MRYLDQALETYGKSDVYPFHMPGHKRNPLPFPEVYGIDITEIDGFDNLHHAEGILKEAQQRAADLYGSKHCYYLVNGSTCGILASICAAVGKRGKILVARNSHKAVYHALFLSELVAEYLYPAVTECGIQGQITPQQVEDALKSDQEIAAVVITSPTYEGIISDIEGIAGIVHAYGIPLIVDSAHGAHLGFGGEFPENAVRLGADAAIESLHKTLPSFTQTALLHLNSDRISRSRIEKYLGIYETSSPSYILMAGMDACIRTVKECEAELFDNYRRKLNEFYKSCEDLKKIHVMTEQDLSKEEAFAWDDSKIVIFVRDSSKSGEWLYKELLLKYHLQLEMASGDYALAMTSIMDTDEGYQRLSSALHEIEQSLCGSGEKEQKCCMQKDSPGCGMEEASQAQKGNSSFVKEVYRPNPCRVQIYEAEEGKIAEVPFDEAIDKVAADFIFLYPPGIPLIVPGEIITAEFIERLRTCIHLKLNLQGSTDLYAERIKIVYF; encoded by the coding sequence ATGAGGTATTTAGATCAGGCATTGGAGACATATGGAAAAAGCGATGTTTATCCATTTCATATGCCGGGACATAAAAGAAATCCGCTGCCTTTTCCGGAAGTATATGGGATAGATATTACCGAGATCGATGGATTTGATAATCTGCATCATGCAGAGGGCATTTTAAAAGAGGCACAACAGCGTGCGGCTGATCTGTATGGTTCTAAGCATTGTTATTATCTTGTCAATGGAAGCACCTGTGGGATTCTTGCGTCGATCTGTGCAGCAGTGGGAAAACGGGGAAAGATTCTTGTGGCAAGAAACAGTCATAAAGCGGTATATCATGCCCTGTTTTTGTCAGAGCTTGTTGCCGAATACCTTTATCCGGCAGTGACAGAATGTGGAATCCAGGGACAGATCACACCCCAGCAGGTAGAAGATGCGTTAAAAAGTGATCAGGAGATCGCAGCCGTTGTGATCACTTCGCCGACATATGAGGGAATTATCTCTGATATTGAAGGAATTGCCGGAATCGTGCATGCATATGGGATTCCGCTGATTGTAGATTCAGCACATGGAGCACATCTTGGATTTGGCGGGGAATTTCCGGAAAATGCGGTAAGACTTGGGGCGGATGCTGCAATCGAGAGCCTGCATAAGACACTGCCATCTTTTACACAGACAGCACTGCTTCATCTTAATTCAGACCGTATTTCCAGATCACGCATAGAAAAATATCTTGGAATCTATGAAACAAGTTCGCCTTCCTATATTCTTATGGCTGGAATGGATGCATGTATCCGCACCGTAAAAGAATGTGAAGCGGAACTATTTGACAATTACAGGCGAAAATTAAATGAATTTTATAAAAGCTGTGAAGATTTAAAAAAAATACATGTTATGACGGAGCAGGATTTATCGAAAGAAGAGGCATTTGCCTGGGATGATTCTAAGATCGTTATATTTGTCCGGGACAGCAGTAAAAGCGGTGAGTGGCTTTATAAAGAACTTCTTTTGAAATATCATCTTCAGCTTGAAATGGCGTCGGGAGATTATGCGCTTGCGATGACGAGTATCATGGATACGGATGAAGGATATCAGAGACTTTCTTCTGCATTGCATGAGATCGAGCAGTCGCTGTGTGGATCAGGAGAAAAAGAACAGAAATGCTGCATGCAAAAAGACTCGCCGGGCTGTGGTATGGAAGAAGCAAGTCAGGCACAAAAAGGAAACAGTTCTTTTGTAAAAGAGGTTTATCGTCCGAATCCATGCCGGGTGCAGATCTATGAAGCAGAGGAGGGAAAGATAGCAGAGGTTCCCTTTGATGAGGCGATAGATAAGGTGGCTGCAGATTTCATTTTTTTATATCCGCCGGGAATCCCGCTGATTGTTCCGGGAGAAATTATCACGGCAGAATTTATAGAAAGACTCCGCACCTGTATCCATTTGAAATTAAATTTACAGGGAAGTACAGATCTTTATGCAGAACGGATAAAGATTGTATATTTTTAA
- the pepT gene encoding peptidase T, with amino-acid sequence MHVDERLLKYVSCFTTSCEDSDTIPSTDRQFTLAKELEKELLDLGLQKVTLTDHCYIYGLIPATPGYETKKAVGFISHMDTAPDFSGENVKPQIIPDYDGKDVVLKGTGDILKTSDFPELKTLKGKTLITTDGTTLLGADDKAGVAEIMTAVEQLISSDIPHGDIWIGFTPDEEVGRGADLFDLDYFKADFAYTVDGDYEGEVAYENFNAASAVFSVKGVNVHPGEAKDIMVNAALVACEIQSLLPPMETPAHTEGREGFYHLTDMSGDVATATLSYIIRDHDKNMFETRQKKMQEIADAMNTKYGAGTVTLTIHNSYANMLEIIEKNTYVVDIARKAISSVGLEPVSRPVRGGTDGARLSFMGLPCPNLGTGGYGFHGPFEHISVEGMETAVAVIKEIVRITAELD; translated from the coding sequence ATGCATGTTGATGAAAGACTATTAAAATATGTTTCCTGCTTTACCACTTCCTGTGAAGACTCCGATACGATTCCTTCCACAGACAGGCAGTTTACCCTGGCAAAAGAATTGGAAAAAGAACTTCTGGATCTCGGTTTACAGAAAGTAACACTGACAGACCACTGTTACATCTACGGTCTGATTCCTGCTACTCCGGGATACGAAACCAAAAAAGCTGTCGGATTTATTTCCCATATGGATACGGCACCGGATTTTTCCGGCGAGAACGTTAAACCTCAGATTATTCCGGATTATGACGGCAAGGACGTTGTTTTAAAAGGTACCGGTGATATCTTAAAAACTTCTGATTTTCCCGAATTAAAGACTTTAAAAGGAAAAACCCTGATCACAACAGACGGTACAACTCTGCTTGGTGCAGACGATAAAGCCGGAGTTGCGGAAATCATGACCGCTGTCGAACAGCTCATCTCCTCTGATATTCCACACGGCGATATCTGGATCGGCTTTACACCGGACGAGGAAGTCGGACGCGGTGCAGATCTGTTCGATCTTGATTATTTTAAAGCAGATTTTGCTTATACGGTAGATGGAGATTATGAAGGTGAAGTGGCCTATGAAAACTTTAATGCTGCAAGCGCTGTCTTTTCTGTGAAAGGTGTGAATGTTCACCCTGGAGAAGCAAAAGATATCATGGTCAATGCTGCTCTCGTTGCATGCGAGATCCAGTCCCTGCTGCCTCCGATGGAAACACCAGCCCACACAGAAGGCAGAGAAGGTTTTTACCATCTGACAGATATGTCCGGTGATGTTGCCACAGCTACCCTTTCCTACATTATCCGTGACCATGACAAAAATATGTTTGAAACACGTCAGAAAAAAATGCAGGAAATCGCTGATGCCATGAATACCAAATATGGTGCCGGAACTGTTACACTGACTATCCACAATTCCTATGCAAATATGTTGGAAATCATCGAAAAAAATACCTATGTTGTGGATATCGCAAGGAAAGCCATTTCTTCCGTCGGACTTGAGCCGGTTTCACGTCCGGTACGTGGCGGTACTGACGGCGCACGCTTAAGTTTTATGGGACTTCCATGTCCAAATCTCGGTACCGGCGGTTACGGTTTCCACGGCCCATTCGAGCACATCAGTGTCGAGGGAATGGAAACTGCTGTAGCTGTGATCAAAGAGATCGTACGCATCACCGCAGAACTCGATTAA
- a CDS encoding Rrf2 family transcriptional regulator codes for MQISSRFTMAIHMFACIDTFTDRKMTSDFMAASIGTNPVIVRKLLQQLKAAGLIEVSRGTGGVTVTKPLDEITFLDVYKAVECTPDEQLFHFHENPNPKCPVGKNIHHVLDDRLNQVQKAMEDKLATMTLADVKNDVALCIEK; via the coding sequence ATGCAGATTTCGAGCAGATTTACAATGGCAATACACATGTTTGCCTGTATAGATACATTTACAGACAGGAAGATGACAAGTGATTTTATGGCAGCCAGCATTGGCACAAATCCGGTCATTGTACGAAAACTCTTACAACAGTTAAAGGCTGCAGGATTAATTGAAGTTTCAAGGGGAACCGGTGGTGTCACGGTTACGAAACCATTAGATGAGATCACATTTCTTGATGTATATAAGGCGGTGGAATGTACTCCGGATGAACAACTGTTTCACTTTCATGAGAATCCGAATCCAAAATGTCCTGTTGGGAAAAATATCCACCATGTGCTGGATGACCGGTTAAATCAGGTTCAGAAAGCAATGGAAGATAAACTGGCAACGATGACACTTGCAGATGTGAAAAATGATGTTGCTTTGTGCATAGAAAAATAG
- a CDS encoding HI0074 family nucleotidyltransferase substrate-binding subunit — translation MDEKFNRRFLSFCNSLDALAEARQRDLTDSFVLSGTSAKFSITFDLSWKVMKDILVQYYAITGFVAGSPREVLRESYKANLISDEAWMNMLKVRNELAHDYDCEIVKEHCNTIVQKYIDLFYEFENTVKQLLG, via the coding sequence ATGGACGAAAAATTTAACAGACGATTTCTATCATTTTGCAATTCCCTGGATGCATTAGCGGAAGCAAGACAGAGAGATCTCACGGATTCATTCGTGCTTAGTGGTACAAGTGCCAAATTTAGCATTACATTCGATCTGTCATGGAAAGTTATGAAAGATATACTGGTGCAGTACTATGCAATTACCGGATTTGTAGCTGGTTCGCCGAGGGAAGTACTTAGAGAATCCTATAAGGCAAACTTAATTTCAGATGAAGCGTGGATGAATATGCTTAAGGTGAGAAATGAACTGGCACATGACTATGATTGTGAGATCGTAAAAGAACATTGCAATACGATCGTGCAAAAATATATTGATCTTTTTTATGAATTTGAAAATACGGTAAAACAATTACTGGGATGA
- a CDS encoding type IV toxin-antitoxin system AbiEi family antitoxin domain-containing protein has translation MSESYAVNEKRELILQKVKDFIVANGGIVKKNQLEELHIDYRRILDFVEKGDLIRIKSGYYTIRIGDYSEDELIAKLFPDAVLTMECALYVYGYIKRKPYGYQVAVDKNTSKSRFKLEFPKVTPFYAEPETLQFGVDSIDFGNAKMQIFDKDRLICECLKYEDKMERTVFKEGVLSYIKDEKKDVAKLMKYARERRVVKKVQSMIGVWL, from the coding sequence ATGTCAGAATCATATGCAGTTAATGAAAAAAGGGAGTTAATCTTACAGAAAGTAAAGGATTTTATTGTTGCCAATGGCGGGATCGTAAAGAAAAATCAACTGGAAGAATTGCACATTGATTACCGGAGAATTCTTGATTTTGTGGAAAAAGGGGATCTGATCCGGATTAAAAGTGGATATTATACGATCCGGATCGGAGACTATTCGGAGGATGAATTAATTGCAAAATTATTTCCGGATGCAGTGCTTACCATGGAGTGTGCATTGTATGTGTATGGCTATATTAAGAGAAAGCCGTACGGATATCAGGTTGCTGTGGACAAGAATACATCAAAATCCAGATTCAAGCTGGAGTTTCCAAAGGTCACGCCGTTTTATGCAGAACCGGAGACGCTGCAGTTTGGGGTAGACAGTATTGACTTTGGAAATGCAAAGATGCAGATTTTTGATAAAGACAGACTGATCTGTGAATGTCTGAAATATGAAGACAAGATGGAGCGGACGGTTTTTAAAGAAGGAGTTCTTTCTTATATCAAAGATGAAAAAAAGGATGTTGCGAAGCTGATGAAATATGCCAGAGAGCGTCGTGTGGTAAAAAAAGTACAATCGATGATAGGGGTATGGCTTTAA
- a CDS encoding D-alanyl-D-alanine carboxypeptidase family protein: MRYKIDRKNKITRFLCLLLSLILLTGSMCTPVFAAEYWPEGPEVVSPNVIVMEASTGTILYERESLEQHYPASITKIMTTLIALENSDLNDIVTFSDAAIDNTEGSGIARDYGEQMTMEQCLYAVMLASANECAYAVAEHVGGTIENFVAMMNEKAKELGCQNTHFANPHGLHDENHYTCCYDMALIARAAYQNETFRIIVGTARYTIPPTNKHSEQTDLQNHNEMLYPFQTNKYVYDGCTGGKTGYTNAANSTLVTYAEREGMTLICVVMNTQSPNQWLDSRNLFDYCFDNFQLFNIAENETNYTSAEQKSVGTLNTNEPFVDIDKDAGIVLPKTAEFSDATSKIIYDDVTNDTVGTIEYTYAGHEVGKADIVKTNVQIPEYKFSNQTDVNEEAQTEETEHVSKIQIKMSTIITVLVVILVLIILGIIIKKVADNFYIIKHNYEVRKEHKRVFKREKKRNKRRRRRR; this comes from the coding sequence ATGAGATATAAAATAGATCGTAAAAATAAAATAACGCGTTTCTTATGTTTACTGCTTAGCCTTATATTATTGACCGGAAGCATGTGTACGCCGGTTTTCGCTGCTGAATACTGGCCTGAAGGCCCGGAGGTCGTATCACCAAATGTTATCGTGATGGAGGCTTCTACCGGAACGATACTCTATGAGAGGGAAAGTTTAGAGCAGCACTATCCGGCGAGTATCACAAAGATCATGACAACGCTGATCGCGCTGGAAAATTCTGATTTAAATGATATCGTGACTTTTTCGGATGCGGCAATTGATAATACAGAAGGTTCCGGTATCGCAAGGGATTATGGTGAGCAGATGACGATGGAGCAGTGTCTCTATGCGGTAATGCTTGCATCTGCCAATGAATGTGCGTATGCGGTTGCAGAGCATGTCGGAGGAACCATTGAAAATTTTGTTGCGATGATGAATGAAAAGGCAAAAGAACTTGGCTGCCAGAATACGCATTTCGCAAATCCGCACGGTCTGCATGATGAAAACCATTATACCTGTTGCTATGATATGGCATTGATCGCAAGGGCGGCATATCAGAATGAAACATTTCGTATTATCGTGGGAACGGCACGTTATACGATCCCGCCGACAAATAAACACTCCGAGCAGACAGATCTGCAGAATCATAACGAGATGCTTTATCCGTTCCAGACGAACAAGTATGTGTATGATGGCTGTACAGGTGGAAAGACAGGTTATACGAATGCCGCAAACAGTACGCTGGTGACTTATGCGGAGCGGGAAGGAATGACACTGATCTGTGTGGTTATGAATACACAGTCGCCAAATCAGTGGCTTGACAGCAGAAATCTGTTTGATTACTGTTTTGATAATTTCCAGCTTTTTAATATTGCAGAAAATGAGACAAATTATACATCTGCAGAACAAAAAAGTGTAGGGACACTCAATACAAATGAACCGTTTGTGGATATTGATAAGGATGCAGGTATCGTACTTCCAAAGACAGCAGAGTTTTCGGACGCAACATCTAAAATCATCTATGATGATGTGACGAATGATACGGTCGGGACGATCGAATACACATATGCGGGACATGAAGTTGGAAAGGCAGATATTGTAAAGACAAATGTGCAGATCCCGGAGTATAAATTCAGCAACCAGACAGATGTAAACGAAGAGGCACAGACCGAAGAAACAGAGCATGTTTCAAAGATACAGATTAAGATGAGCACGATCATAACAGTACTGGTTGTTATTCTTGTATTAATTATTCTTGGAATCATTATAAAGAAGGTTGCAGATAACTTTTATATTATCAAACATAATTACGAGGTGCGAAAAGAACACAAAAGAGTATTTAAGCGTGAAAAGAAACGCAATAAAAGGCGCAGAAGACGCAGATGA
- a CDS encoding ATP-binding protein, whose protein sequence is MGLAIAKQLVDKLNGTIEMNSKKGIGTTCVVKLPFKISRETEIRRPVEK, encoded by the coding sequence CTGGGACTTGCAATAGCCAAACAGCTCGTTGATAAGCTAAATGGAACGATAGAAATGAATAGCAAAAAGGGCATAGGCACTACATGCGTTGTAAAACTGCCGTTTAAGATCAGCAGGGAAACAGAGATAAGAAGACCGGTAGAAAAATAG